The Papilio machaon chromosome 2, ilPapMach1.1, whole genome shotgun sequence genome segment ttattacaggTAGATGTTATGGACCAACAGGCTCTTGCGTTGTCCCAAATGGCTGAAGCTACTCTCAACAGTTCTAAAGCTCTGGAACAAATAGCTGAGGCATCACATAAACAGGtaacttttattttccatccattttctaataaaaattcaaacactTGTTGTTATAAGTACGTATTTTTGAAGATACATAATTATTGCCAGCTTATATGCGTTAAAAATAcactatttatttcttatatactTTTGCCATCAATTATTGGGTTGCCATTTATGTTGTGTTAATGTGCTAAAACTACTTGCCAATAGTTCCCaaattgctttaaattttatttttcagtctTAATTAATGGTAACTAAAGGGCTGCTTAAATATCCTTCAAAGAACTGAGTGtgacaattaataaaataaaaaaaaaatgtttttaggcTATGGCGGTAGATAGATTGGCGGGAACATTTGAGTCGATCAATGCGTCAGTGTTCGACGTGAGGAACGCTGTTATAAGCATCGACTATACAATGAAGCGTTGCTACTCCACGCAGCACAGGCAGAACTCTAATATATTCACATAAGATTGATCAATATTAAatcatgtaaatataatattaacactaAATGAGTCATTTATCTTTTTGTTACCAGTAttgaaagattttaataatgcCAACTAAATTTTTGCTTGGTTTGTAAATGTGAATTTCGGTTGTTTTCGCTGAGCTTATTAGAGCTTATTAGCTGAGCTTTGTGATGTTATATGTTTACACAGTTTTTACCTACCTCGTTTTAAAGGATAGGCTTAAAATTCgttataaggaaaaaaaattaaaacaaaatttctgTCCACTAAACTTCATCTTATGAAGGTTAAAATATCGTTCAGATAACCTATGACCGTTGaaacacaatgttttttttaatttttaggttaCAATTTTcgttaaagataaaaaaaaattaaacataatactGAACTCTTTCGATAGGACCACACCTTTGCTATCCAACTAGCACGAATAAAAGTAAtctatacttatatatataaaagataatttgcTATCTTATCTTGTATATACACTCGAAGACAGCGATTCTTACATTGCTCTATTTATGTGTGAAAGTATGCGTCAGTAAAGTTAACTTGTTATTGGAATCAACAGTAAATCATAATGCTGAGTTACTGTGAAAGCGTAGTGGCACAAGGAAAATGgggttgattttatttattattattgcgtACATTGTCGCGTGTGCGGGAGAAAATGTTTGCCCTAAGCAATGCGACTGTGACATGGAGAATGAACTGAACAGAGCGACGTGCGTGGATCAGAACATCGTGAGTGTAGGGGTGGGGGTGCCCAAACAAGTTCAAGTGTACAGCTTGAGCCATAATGTTATTAGTGAACTTGACAACTTTTGCTTCAAGGTAAGGAAACATGAGCTTTGttcattttgaatattaattactttaagttataaataatgcagAAATTTAAAGCTATTTAGGTTTATTTAGTCGCAATCAAAATGTATAATCTTTCCGCTTTAAAGTAGAAGTTTTCATTACAAAGTAGTGACAAAGATATTTAGTTCTTAAATTTCGACATTTGATTTTTACCACATTTTCAGGAACTCGGCTACACATCGATACAGATTCTAAATTTATCTTACAATCTAATATTTTGGATCGGGCTGCACGCTTTTGCAGGCCTTgacaatttagtttatttggaTCTGAGCAGCAACAGGCTCCGTTATATTCCAGCCGATCTGTTTTGGGATACACCTCAGCTGGACACGTTGGATCTATCGGGAAATGTGTTTGAAAATCTCAAAAATGAACCATTCTTAATGCATACGAATTTGCaggtaaaatttatattaaaattcagccgttaatttaagaaaaacaaattgcataaaatgtttattaaaatgcgtcataaacgtttttgttttctttttagatattaaatttgaacaaCTGCCGTATAAAATCATTGCCTGATAGACTCTTCACTCGGCTGCCGAATTTAAAGAAGATAGATTTAAGCGAAAATTACATGATCTCCATAAATGTAGACGTTTTACGTCCATTGAGAAAGTTGGAGAGAATAGAACTGCGTAATGAATATTGGCAATGCAATCCCAGTTTCATAGCTGTCGAGTCGTGGATTGTGTCTCGAGGGATAACGTACACGAGACAATGTAAGAAGAAACTACCAAAAATGTCAGaaaaaatgatttcaattGTAACAGAAACTAAAGAACCAGTTGATATAAATCGCGTTTGGAACATAACAAAGAATAATGATACAAAACCAGCGCCAGAATCCACAACGCCTTTGACACCTTTTAAGAAATTCGACAAAGAATTCTCGGCGTTTCAAGCGTTCGTTATTGGTTTAGAAGTGGGTCTCGCTATCGGTGTGGTCGGGACTTATATATGGCTGCGACAGTTCTGCAAATGTGGCAATCTGTTTTGCTCACGTACCGACACGAGACAACAACGCAGAAGAACACGTAGACTTAACGACAGTGATATGAGAGCTAATTTGTTATGGAACAATATTTTGAATCCAAACTTGGAAACTCCACCTCAGTACCGACGTCAAGTGTCTCTACCTGAAAGGGAAGCTCCTGACAGCGGGCAGCGTGTGAGGGAAACTGCGCTACAAGTTGATGCGATTAGAGTTCAAAATCGGTCAGAGACCCCGCCCCCGCCTTACAGTGAATGTAGAATTAATACTTAGgtctataaataaatgtagtcAAGAGAAGTTTTCTGAAGGTTTCAAGgcactttaaattaaaaaaaaatgatatttgaaaacataattatttatagtagttttaaaatgaatgcaACCTAGCCGTaatactaagttttttaagatagaacattttaaaagttaagctCTTGCCATTAACTGAATTTAGAATAATGCCAAATTCAAtagataccaaaaaaaaagaatagtgGCTGCAGATCAGAAACtatatgaaaacaaattatttttgaaagagttgtatattttctatttatgtattaaaatataaaataatgacaaagttaagataagataaaaaaataaattcaactttaGTGTGATTGAACACTAAAGTGAATGCACTAAGTCTGGTCTTTGTTAAGTTGCCTCTTGTCTGTTGTGCTTCTATTATCTCTtccaagataaaaataatattttctttgtcaaGAATGAAAACTGTatagattattataattatcaataaattaatataaactgtGTATGGATTAAGACGTAGTTTAATGAAAGAAAAGTTTAAGTTACCAAAAGTActgaattcataaaaaaacacagcaagatgataaataaaacgaaacaaatacgattaatttttactttataaatatcaatatcaCAATTCCattctacattaaaaaaaaatatctgtcaaaattatatatcttCATAATTCTAAGTCAGACTCgtattaaatagaatttaatataaattcctaaataaaaaaaacagatacaaTTTAgggtaactaaataaaattttgtacatatttaacacAACCTAATGGCAACTGAAAATCAAATCACACTACTCTATGGCATGCCTCTGGCAAcactatttcatatttaatttacattgtgttataaaatttgaaaattaatagaaaatattgttaaatcttattttagtaaaaccattatattatataattaattaataataaaaatatattaaaattaataacttatattgtaaattgttttattgaaatacatcGCTAAAAAGGAATGTATATTAAAGGTATCAAATTGTCAATAATcaacttaattatttcaaatacaggaacttaaaaatgtttatttaaaactaacgtttttgttaaaacaaatgtacGTCAAAACGGAATTTTTAACTCTCTTATTctataaactaatttttattatatcatatcgaggggtgaaaggctatttgttttaagcaacttatatatatatatatatatatatatatatatatataagtcaatatcgcaaaaaaatgtcgcttaaaacaaatagcctttcacccctcgatatttacttttaagttaataagtCTTAAAAGTAatacattcttatttatatacaactttatatatatattcaggCACATCATGGCatgctttatatataaaaaataaaaactcgtTTCTATGAGATATTTTTACACTTGTACTGTAAAAATGCTTTAAGATATTTACCCGAAAAACCAAaagattacaattttatgGCTCACATATCTTTAacgttatattatttaggcaCTAGTCattcataaaattactaataaagctttgaacttaaataatatacaaaaatactttgtaatacattgaaatatttgtaaaaattattaaataaaatttgagatGACAACAgaatgtaaataatagtagAGCTTTGCTACATGTTATAGTATGAATGGGTTATCTAAAAACGTATgactattttttaacatataaataaatgctttcacaataaaataaaaaaatgcaagtaaaaaaaagttggttattttttttcaacttcattttcaaaattataaatagtggtTCCTTTACTTTTGtcactaaatgtaaaatcaatttaataatagtgGGAAAGGCTTGGCTCCTGAAACACAGGGCTTTGCCCTAGTTCAGGTACCAAGGCTCCcacataattgtgtatatgaatgttacaataaagcagttatttatttataaacatttataacctATAGAAGTCTAATTTGGAGTACATTAGTGAGGTGAAATATGGCCTCTGGAGGCCTTTTTTGTTCAAGTAAATTTCCTCATTATTGTCATATACATACAATGTGACACTTCAAAAATAGACTATAGCTTAGACGTCAAGTTTTTTGCTATCATAAGCTTTTTGTTTTGAGAAAttgatatatttgtaaaaaaaaatctacattgATTCATTATGTATACATCAATCATACAGATCGTAGACACAACCCATTCATACATTATTGTACAAACGTAAAGGTACACGTACACTGAGCAAGCAGTGGCAGCGTGTAAGTCATCACACCGTCGCATCATCACTGTCGAGCGCAAGTTGGCTGATGTTGACGTAGTCCGGATGCTGCGAGAACACATCCACCAGTTTGCTGAATGTGGGCCGCAGGTCGGGGCTGTACGCCCAGCAGTCCAGCATCACCTGGTAGATCTCGTCCGGACAGTCCTCCGGTCTTTCCAAACGTTGACCACTTTCCACAACTTGTATTgcctacaaaaaaatacacgaTTTAGATCATTAAGGGTTTGGTTTTTATCAAGTTTGTTACAGCCATGCCTCAAAGgttttacataacaaaaaaatcgaaaaattattattgctaAACCGACCACTACAGATAAACTCTTACAAGCAACAtggtcaatattttttttataagagggcaaacgagcagcgggaacaccaaggtgttcatcgacacccatggacatctgcaataccagaggaatcgcagatgcgatGCCGGCCTttatggtgatacgctcgcttcttgaaggaccgtaagtcgtagcggtttggaaataccgccgagaaCAGttcattccacaacgcggcggtacgctgtagaaagctacgcgaaaatCGCACGGTTGTACAATTTacaatacagtcaaaatctgttataacgacatcgaagggactactcatattgagtcgtaaaaaccgatagttgtaacaaccggtgacaggtattaataggaaagatatgtatataacattcagccaggacctttgattttggtcaatttaaccggtatgttgttctaaacgatgtcgccataaacggttttgactgtattatataaagaaaGTGGAAGCTGACCTCGATGCCGCGCATGTCACCGTAGGGCTGCTTGCCGTATGAGAACATCTCCCACAGTGTGACGCCGTAGCTCCAGACGTCGCTGGCGTGACTGAAGGTGCCATAGTTGTATGCCTCAGGCGCGTACCACTTGATGGGCCACTTGCCACCGCGACTCGCGCGGTAGTACGAACTGTCCGACGACAGCGCGCGCGACAGACCAAAATCACTGATCTTTGCTTGATGTCtacaataaatacatacaaattaatattttatatgggAAACAATGCATTCCgaacaaacaatttaataaattcaaccCAAGAAGTGGTTTCCTCAAATATGTTTAGATATCTTGGCGGGTCTTATCTTCCGTACAAATTTGTAGGTGGTtctgccaagatatttgaaataaactaaagatattttttttaacaaaaataaaaagtaacctaGTTGCAAGCAGTATATTCCTGGCGGCGAGGTCGCGGTGCACGAAGCGGCGACGCTCGAGGTACCGCATGCCGGCGGCCACCTGACACGCCCACAGGCGCAGCTCGTAGCCAGGAGACGCGCGCTCCGGCTGACGCAGCAAGTACTGCAGCAGCGACCCCAGCGGTACCAGCTCCTGCACCATCGCCAGCGGCGGACCCtgcaacaaattaaaattatacaactaAAATTACATGGAAGgctagcaaaaaaaaaagattttcaacATCATACtcataagtattttttattattaactagcttttacccgcgactccgtccgcgcggaataaagaaatgcatacaagataaaaaagttcctatgtccatctcctagttctaagctacctccccatcaattttcagctaaatcagttcgaccgatcttgagttataaatagtgtaactaacacgactttcttttatatatatagattaaaaaaggcCGTCATTTCATGTATCATAATAGGTTAGGTAACAATAGTCTAAATCTCATCCGTCCCTCTCATAATTTCATCAGTCCAACGACATATGTTTCTGTTTTAGTTTAAACTTCccaaaaaaactgtaaattgtTTGCGTTTtcaaatactataaaaaaaaaatgttccacTAACCAATGAGACACCAATCAGCCTGACAATACATTTATGTCGCAACGACATCATGAGCCTGGCCTCGGCGAGGAACTCGTGCCTGTTGGTGGCGGCGTGCACAGCGTGCAGCGTCTTCACTGCGACAGGCTGGGCGTGCCCCGGCTGGGAGGTGGGGCAGTAAGTGGCGCGCACCACTGACCCAAACTCACCCTCCCCCAACGTCGCCCCCAGCGTCAACTCGCTCATTGGAATAAATTctatagataattaaattatttgtgttaCTGAAATACACTACGAAACCTTCATCTTAGTTTACTTCAGATAGTTGaatgaatattaaacattttcaatatgGGTTTTTGTATAGaaatctataaattttaagactAAAAAACCATGGAGTAGtatgacaattaaaaattaatgatgagCTTTATACTGTGCAGAAGTTATGGCTTTAAGTTTACCCTTTTAGTATGGTAGAGTACAAACTATTACTATACTACCATCGTTATAAgtagaaatatattatactagcttttacccgcgactacgtccgcgcggaataaaaaaatgcacacaagataaaaaagttcctatgtccgtctcctagttctaagctatcccatcaatcaatttttagctaaatcagttcgaccgatcttgagttataaatagtgtaactaacacgactttcttttatatatatatatatagatatatgtatTGGTAAATTACCTTGCAGTGTAGATAGCTGGCCATCAGAATTGACAgatatttcattgtaattttCAACTAGTGATGCTACAACACTATTATTGACAGGTACTTTGTACGTCTCGTTATCTTGTACATCATCATTGTTATTGATGGAGTCATTGCTGAAGTCCGAGCAGAAGGAGAGGTTCCTCGTGAGCAGATCAAAGGCGTTGTTATTAGAGATTGGTGGTACGGGCGAAGGTTGCGTGTCTCCCAAGATGTCCCGCTTTACTAATGATAAAGTTTGATTCATCGCTGCTCGTGTCGGTGATTTCTTCGTACGAGGCATTGTTGaaaactgaaattattttaaaacacatataaatgaGGTAATTTCTATAGTCCGTTccaataaactttaaaaacatttgaattccTTTAGACTTAAGATgtgttcttattttatttttttttggttaattttACGAGGTATTTACCTCAGGCAATGGCGGCTTGGGTTTGGGTGGGACGGGGATGAGGAGGCGCGTGGGAAGACCGTCGGGCACACGGCCGTAGTGCTCCACCAGCCGCTCCAGCGACTCCAGGTACGGTCCGTCGTCTATGTACAGCCATTGACCCTGCAATAGAGGCTTCAatgtacaaaacaatattttgtcaaaTCTTCTAAACTTAGCTCgaacatcaaaaataaaattgaaataactttttttctatgcgctttcgaaaatttaacaaggaagatttttaaatccatttataattttaatagattacacttaatttactttaaaatatgtttttaaatgtaggaaaaactaaatatattaccTCTTtcctaataataaagttataaggTGCGTTTTCACTGAGCATAGTGAGTACGTATGCGTTGGCGTGACGCTCGCTGTAGCGCACGAGGAAGGCGCCATCTGCCGCGCGCTCCACCAACCCCTGCTGCTTGCAGAACGCCTCCAGCGTCTTCACCGCCTCCTCTCTGTTCAGGGTGCCGTGGTACCACTGACTTTTACTTGTCTTTGGAGGATCTGGTGTATGGttttctaaaagaaaatagtttttggttgtataattttacaaaatacaaaattaattaagacacATTACtattgagtattttttttttgacaaataaCGCATTACTTACTTAGTAACTGATAACACTCTGTATGTCCATAATGTTTGGCGAGATCTGCGGGCGTGTCCTGAGCTATTGTCCTAGGACGCGAAGGCGCGTTTAGTTTTAAAAGgacctaaaatattaatttattatgtatacttTGGATTGTAATAGTGATTGTATGTACTCAATACATTTAGATATTGTGAAATATGACTCTTTACTTctctaaatatgtatataaaaatcactTATGTAACATACCTTTACACATTCAATATGTCCCTTTTGTGCGGCATCGTGTAGAGGGACCTTGCCGGTGGGCGCGTGCCGCATCTGATAGTTGGCATTGCCCTTTGTGATCAGCAACTCCGTTGTACTTGGCAAGTTATTCTGACATGTGTACTGGCAACATAATTACatgtcataataaaaaaaatagtttttaacacattaaaattaaaattttctcaaaataaaaaaattatgttcattATACATAGACAAGAGTTGAAAATAAGCAGTtctcatacatttttttttaaattttaaataactcaaTATCTTACATGCAAAGGCGTGTATCCGAACGAGTCCCGAACGTTGACAGTGGCGCCGCTTTCTATAAGTTTAGCGAGTATGTCATCGCGTCCGGCGCGCGCGGCTATGTGCACGGCCGTCTGCCCGTCCTGGTTCTTGGCGTCACGACTGCGATACCCGCACGCTAACAGCTGAGACACGATGTTAAATTCACCAGCCTCCGTCgccctgaaaaaaaaattactgtttatttgttctcaatgtcattaaaaagatgtaaaaaaagcaagtaaaaacaaatgatactaGTTTTTAGGGGAGGAAAGGGAAAAACAGAACCCTTACATCACTTTGTTTAAAGAGGTTTTTGGGaatgtaattttatcaaattcaaCTCTACAAGACACCTTGTCTTATATACTCCCCAATTGcaacacatttatatattgataaatatatgtacaacaaatatttaaatgatttttaaatatgcagATAACCATGTTTAATCTCAATAATTAAACAGTAGTCAAATGTCTGGCAAAGGCTACTTAACATTCCATTCATAATGAGAtgttcaaacaaaaataacgtaattGAGAAGCGACCGTGTGATTGCTGTGAATCATTTAACATAAACAATGATTCACAATTGTCAAACACAGATGTATCTGGTTGAATTGTAGTTAAGATTTTCTTCACCCCACCATCAAAACATTCCCAGCGTATGACTAATGTTATTTGTACAACATTTTAATCAggtatattgtttaattaattttaatgtagtcTAAATTATGATTCAATGTTTACATAATAACAAATTCCACCACATGTGCAACTACTACTTTGaagaagtatttaattattggaGAAGTAGGGCCAGATAAAGAACAACAACTATTTAACCCTTATcggaatttataattttgtgtcTTGAATCTCATTAAAATTTCACGCCTCATACTTACATTAAATATCTAATTGAGATCAAAACAGATTGATAAGCatctaaaatttattgataattaaaatctcTAAAAGCTAttgtgttaattataaaagctgACTATGTTATTGTAAGTTGGAGTTAACTTAATATTCATTACAATGTTATtcttggtatttttttttctgtatgcAGCTGACTTTATCATTTATGAATGTTGTATGTGAGTTGAACATACAGTGGAAATATATTGAGTACTACATAAGCAGGAAATCACCAATAAACTTGTCAGTGTTTATATCACATTCATATAAACTGCAGTGCATGTAAAAATCAAGGGCAATAACCTGTATGTTGGTAGCAACTCAACTcaatacacttttttttaatgtcgcatgtttttatttctta includes the following:
- the LOC106709280 gene encoding leucine-rich repeat transmembrane neuronal protein 4; this translates as MGLILFIIIAYIVACAGENVCPKQCDCDMENELNRATCVDQNIVSVGVGVPKQVQVYSLSHNVISELDNFCFKELGYTSIQILNLSYNLIFWIGLHAFAGLDNLVYLDLSSNRLRYIPADLFWDTPQLDTLDLSGNVFENLKNEPFLMHTNLQILNLNNCRIKSLPDRLFTRLPNLKKIDLSENYMISINVDVLRPLRKLERIELRNEYWQCNPSFIAVESWIVSRGITYTRQCKKKLPKMSEKMISIVTETKEPVDINRVWNITKNNDTKPAPESTTPLTPFKKFDKEFSAFQAFVIGLEVGLAIGVVGTYIWLRQFCKCGNLFCSRTDTRQQRRRTRRLNDSDMRANLLWNNILNPNLETPPQYRRQVSLPEREAPDSGQRVRETALQVDAIRVQNRSETPPPPYSECRINT
- the LOC106709247 gene encoding tyrosine-protein kinase Shark, producing the protein MITTMTSFILLKTNSFLLRMNREDNVNWFHGKISRENAEILLKEEGEDGVFLVRESNTSPGDYVLSVLHQGEVVHYQIRRHGEDAFFSIEEHTTVHGLDTLIQHYRGDSNGLVTRLSVVCKGQPPPHESRTQGTTNLLHRATEAGEFNIVSQLLACGYRSRDAKNQDGQTAVHIAARAGRDDILAKLIESGATVNVRDSFGYTPLHYTCQNNLPSTTELLITKGNANYQMRHAPTGKVPLHDAAQKGHIECVKVLLKLNAPSRPRTIAQDTPADLAKHYGHTECYQLLKNHTPDPPKTSKSQWYHGTLNREEAVKTLEAFCKQQGLVERAADGAFLVRYSERHANAYVLTMLSENAPYNFIIRKEGQWLYIDDGPYLESLERLVEHYGRVPDGLPTRLLIPVPPKPKPPLPEFSTMPRTKKSPTRAAMNQTLSLVKRDILGDTQPSPVPPISNNNAFDLLTRNLSFCSDFSNDSINNNDDVQDNETYKVPVNNSVVASLVENYNEISVNSDGQLSTLQEFIPMSELTLGATLGEGEFGSVVRATYCPTSQPGHAQPVAVKTLHAVHAATNRHEFLAEARLMMSLRHKCIVRLIGVSLGPPLAMVQELVPLGSLLQYLLRQPERASPGYELRLWACQVAAGMRYLERRRFVHRDLAARNILLATRHQAKISDFGLSRALSSDSSYYRASRGGKWPIKWYAPEAYNYGTFSHASDVWSYGVTLWEMFSYGKQPYGDMRGIEAIQVVESGQRLERPEDCPDEIYQVMLDCWAYSPDLRPTFSKLVDVFSQHPDYVNISQLALDSDDATV